ACACGTTCTTTGCCGTCACCCATGATCTCCGCGACTCCGCCATCGACGAAATGCGAAACGAAGAGACGGTCGTTGTCGGATAGCGCGAAATTGTCGATACCGGGACGCATCTTCGCGATCACGCGTCGGTCGCCGCTTTGCAAATCGATGCGCAACACCTCGCCGCTGCGGCCTTGAGTGGAAAGCAGGAAGCCTTTGCTGTCGAACTTGACCGCCGTTGGGACGGCGAGTTCGGTCGCAAATACCTCGGGCTTACCGCCTTCCAGGGGGACGCGCCAAATCTCGTTAACGCCGATCGCGGGGAAGTAGATTTTGGCGTCGGGCCCGACCGCGAGAGCATTGGGCAGGGGCAGATTACCGGCGATTAGGCGCGGCGCTCGACCGTCCGGGAAAAGCTCGAAGAGTCTTCCGTCGGGGCGGCATTCGTCCATGAACAGACGATCGTGCCACGCTGTGATGCCATTGGCGGCGGGAACCTTGTCGGCGATGACGCGGACCTCGCCATTGGGCGCGCGCGCACAGACTCGTTCGCTCATGACCTCGGTCGCGTACAGAATGCCGTTCGAGTCGAAGGCGAGATCGTCGGGCGCGACGATTGGTCCGCCGATAGGACTAAGAGTCGAGACCGCGCCACTGGTGACGTCTATAGCGCTGACCTGGCTGCCAAACGCCTGCGCGACGTAGAGGCGACCGTCGGGTCCGACGCGCATGCCGTTGGCGCCAAAAAGCGTGCTCGGATCGGTGACACGGCTGACGCTCCATCCCTGGGCAGTGACGACTGTCGATGCGGCGCCAAAGCGGTTCGAAGAACTTTCCATCCGGCGATCCTCCCGCGCTTATCGATCCGCGATGCGAATCCGCGCCGAATCGGCGATTGCAGACTTGGCAGCCAACAGCCCCGATGGGTTTTTTCTTCTACTCAAGACTCATCACGCCTGGCGAGCCGAATCGTAGAGAATATTCTTTGACCGAGCTTGGATTGCGGCACCTGACATATAAGCGAGGAACTGCAACACGTCCGGGCAAATCGCGTAGTCGTCGAAGTGGTGCTCGACCGACCAGACCGAATCAAAGCCGAGCGGCTCTGCCATCTCGCACAGCCTCAGTTCGTTGCGATAGACCTCGGCGTCAGAGATAGCGTTGTGGGGATTCTGAAAAGCGACTGCATAGCCTACGCGCATGGTAGTACTCTCTCGTTGAGCCTTACATTTGGGCGTGTGCGATGAGCGATCCTGCTGCCGGATATCTTGGCACACTGCATTCCGTACTGCCAACGGCCGTGGCATCGCCGCACCTCCAGCCGCGAGGACGATCGTTCGATTGCGCATCGCTACATTCCTCCCGAAGAGGAGTGCGGCGATCGCGCAGCATCCAAGAACCCGTCGTTACTTGGCCGACGGCTTCAACTCCAGCGGCGTATAGTAGTGGCGGTCGCCGAGCGCCTGCACCATAGCGAAAAATTCCGGTCCCGACGCCTTGCCCGGTTGCTCGAGTTCCCAGGTTTGACGAATGAAGCACCAACTATCAGGCCGCAAGCGGCGCGCTTCGGCAAAATACTTTAGCGCCTCGTCGCGATGACCGCGCTCGAACAGATGTTCGCCCAATCTGAAATTTGCCATGGCAAGCGCGTCGGTG
This is a stretch of genomic DNA from Candidatus Binatus sp.. It encodes these proteins:
- a CDS encoding LLM class flavin-dependent oxidoreductase; its protein translation is MRNRTIVLAAGGAAMPRPLAVRNAVCQDIRQQDRSSHTPKCKAQRESTTMRVGYAVAFQNPHNAISDAEVYRNELRLCEMAEPLGFDSVWSVEHHFDDYAICPDVLQFLAYMSGAAIQARSKNILYDSARQA